AGTAGGGAATAGAAAAATATAATGTTAATATTACACCTGTTATAGCTGCAAAAATTAGTTTTGATACTTCGGAAATTTTCAGAGGAGTAAAGAAACCTTCTATAATTCCTGCAATTATAAGCATAAAGATTATACCAATTATTAGAGAAATAGATTCTTTTGCACCTTTTATAAGTGAATGTCTTCTAGAATATTCGCCAGGAAGTAATATGCTTTTAGCAATAATAAGCCCTGCAGCACCTGAAATAAAAATAGCAGTGAGCTCAATTATTCCATGAGGAAGAATAAGAGACCAATAGTTCATAGGATTACCATAAGTATAAACTAAGGCTGTTAGAGCTCCAAGTAATGCACCGTTAGAAAACAGAACATAGATTGTTCCTATTCCAAGAGTTATACCCATAACAAAAGCTTTTAAGGAAACTGAAATGTTATTTACCATAATATAACTTGACATTAAGGGATAGTTCCACTGGCCACCACCGGATTTGCCACTTTTTATAGTAGCAATTAGATTTTCAGGAAGAAATATACTAGCATTATCAACGTTCACTATAACTAATAGCATACTGAGTAGAACACCAACAGCAAAAAAAGAAAAGGAACATATTATAAACCATCTATACTCCTTTAAAAGCCTTGGAAAATCTCGAGCAATGTATTTTAATAAAATCCCTGGGGATATTTTTTTTACTGCATAAACATGGCTGTGGCATTTATTAATAAGTGAATTTAAATATGACACCACACTGCTACTCGGGTAATGAGTTCTAGCATAAGCTAAATGATGACTACTTTTCCTAAAAATACTTAGAAATTTTTTTACATCTTTAGAGGGTAGAATTTTAAGACCCTTTTTATTTATTATTGTGGAGAGTGTTTCAAGTTCTCTCCAAGTATCAGAATTTAATTTTATGAATTGTTCTTCTTTCAATATTTTCACCTCATACTTATTTTATCATATATTGTAAATATTGTAGATATTTTTTTGAAAAAGGTATTTTAAAAGAAAGAATTGGAGGGTACTATGGAAATAATTAAAATTACAACTCCAGAAAACATAGAAGTTGAATATACGCTAGCGGGGCTAGGTTCACGAACAGGCGCCGCACTTATTGATATGGTAGTTCAGGGCTTAATGCTTTTGATACTGGGAATTGCACTACTACTCATAGGCTACTTTTCTCCGAATTTTTGGGAAGAATATTATGGCTGGATTATAGGTGGAACACTACTAGTTTTCGCACTAATAAGCTATGGGTATTTTATAGCAATGGAGCTAAGCATGAATGGCATGACACTAGGTAAAAAAGTTTTTAAAATAAGAACCATCAGAAATAATGGCCAACCTATAACACTCAAACACTCTGCACTAAGAAATTTATTTAGAGTGTTTCTCGATATTTTTGGGGTAGGTGTGGTATTAATATTTTTCACAAAGCAGCATAAGCGATTAGGAGACTTTGTTGCATCAACTATTGTAGTTTCAGAAGAAAATAAAGCTCGCCCAATTACATTAGAAGGTCTAAGGGGAATTAATGAGAACTACAGGTATCTAATGTCCGCGGAAGAATATGAAATCTTAAGGGATTATGCTGCGCGTAAAAGTAGTAT
This DNA window, taken from Clostridium estertheticum, encodes the following:
- a CDS encoding stage II sporulation protein M — protein: MKEEQFIKLNSDTWRELETLSTIINKKGLKILPSKDVKKFLSIFRKSSHHLAYARTHYPSSSVVSYLNSLINKCHSHVYAVKKISPGILLKYIARDFPRLLKEYRWFIICSFSFFAVGVLLSMLLVIVNVDNASIFLPENLIATIKSGKSGGGQWNYPLMSSYIMVNNISVSLKAFVMGITLGIGTIYVLFSNGALLGALTALVYTYGNPMNYWSLILPHGIIELTAIFISGAAGLIIAKSILLPGEYSRRHSLIKGAKESISLIIGIIFMLIIAGIIEGFFTPLKISEVSKLIFAAITGVILTLYFSIPYLIKK
- a CDS encoding RDD family protein, producing MEIIKITTPENIEVEYTLAGLGSRTGAALIDMVVQGLMLLILGIALLLIGYFSPNFWEEYYGWIIGGTLLVFALISYGYFIAMELSMNGMTLGKKVFKIRTIRNNGQPITLKHSALRNLFRVFLDIFGVGVVLIFFTKQHKRLGDFVASTIVVSEENKARPITLEGLRGINENYRYLMSAEEYEILRDYAARKSSMEDCDYLKEQLKTYFRKKFEPQVNSNEWDAFIDGL